The Pseudomonas sp. IAC-BECa141 genome contains the following window.
CCATCCTGAGAGCATCCCGCGTTGCCCCTGTATGTTTTCGCGTTTCCAATCCCACTGTATAGCGGACGATTCCACAGGACACCGTAGGCAACATCCGTAAATCCCGCAGGACGGCGCGTCCATTTCCTAACGTTTTTAAACAACCTCACCGACTGGCATTTTTCGGCTATACCCAATGGCGAATTGACTGACATCCCCGTCCAGTCCCCTCGCCTGTGGAGCCTTCCCATGCCCCTCGTTCGCGTCGACATCAAGAAAAACCCGGATCCGACGTTCGCCAAACGCATTGGCGAAGTGATCTACGCCGCCCTGCGCAGCGAGATCAATGTGCCGGAACACGACAATTTCCAGGTGCTGGCCGAGCACGACGACCAGCATTTCGTCTATGACCCGCAATACCTGGGGATCCAGCGCAGCGACGGCATCGTGTTCATCCAGTTGACCATCAGCGAAGGCCGCACCGTGGAGATGAAGCAACGGTTGTTCCAGACCATCGCGCGCAATCTGAATCAGCAACTGGCCGTGCGTCAGGAGGACGTGTTCATCAACCTGGTGGAAGTGAAAAAGAGAACTGGTCGTTCGGCAACGGCATCGCCCAGTACGTGACCTGATCCTGTGACCACCAGCGCCGACATCACCTGACGAAGCACCCGCGCGATCCCTGTATCAGCTCCTACACTGCCTGATGCGGGGCCGCGCCAGCCGTTGCCAAACCGCTCTGGAATCAGCACTCTGAATCGACTTTTGCGCCCGAAGACCGACGATCACAGGAGCCGAGCAATGCCCGCCACCGTTCTGGTACTGGTTGAAACCATCAATGACTATTTGCCGATTCTCGAACGTCAGGGATTTCACCTGATTCTCGCGCCGACTCCTGCCGAACGCGCGCAAGCCATCGCCACTCACGGGGCACGGATCGACGCGGTGCTGACCCGTGGCCCGCTGGGTTTGTACGCGGAAGAAATCGCCGCATTGCCCGCGCTGAAAATCATCTGCGTGATCGGCGCCGGTTACGAGCAGGTTGATCTGCAAGCCGCCAGTGACCGTGGGCTGACCGTGACCAACGGCGCCGGCGTCAACGCGTCATCGGTGGCCGACCACGCCATGGCCATGCTGTTGGCGCTGGTGCGGGACATTCCGCGCTGCGATGCGGCAGTACGTCGGGGCGAGTGGCCGAAAATCATGCGCCCGTCGCTGGCCGGCAAGCGCCTGGGAATTCTCGGCCTGGGCGCGGTGGGGATGGCGATTGCCAAGCGCGCCGGTCTGGGCTTTGACATGGAGATCAGCTACCACAACCGTCAGGTGCGCAGCGACGTGCCTTACGCGTTCTGCTCGACCCCGACCGAACTGGCCCGGGCCTCGGACTTTCTGGTGGTCGCCACGCCTGGCGGCATCGGCAGCCAGCATCTGGTGACCCGTCCGGTGCTCGATGCCTTGGGGCCCAACGGCTTTATCGTCAACATTGCCCGCGCCAGCGTGATCGCCACCGCCGACCTGATCAGCGCGCTGGAACAGCGTCGAATCGCCGGCGCAGCGCTGGATGTGTTCGATCACGAGCCGCAAGTGCCCGATGCGCTGAAGAGCCTGAGCAATGTACTTCTGACCCCGCACGTCGCCGGGCTGTCACCGGAAGCCACCCAGGGCACCGTTGAGCTGGTGGGCAAGAATCTGGTGGCGTTCTTCTCCGGCCAACCGGTGCTGACACCGCTCCAGTTGCCGCCAAAGCTGAACAACCAGCGCGTGCACTAAAGCACGCCGGGCAGAGTCCACAGACGCCGGGCTTCGGCGTCTGCCGAAATCATCCCGGACGTGCCGGCGTCGGGCTGCGGCACGCCACGTCCATTCCCAAAGTTGATTACCGTCCAACACGCTAACCTATAAGACCGAGCCGCGCTTGTGACGACCCAAGCGCGCCATTAGATTAGCCAATGATGTCTGGCCTCCAAAATAAGCAGAAGGGATAAGCATGGCGCTTACTGACCAGTCCACCCGTATCCGCTCTGGCGAAGAACTCGATGCCAGCCTGATCGATCCGTACCTCAAGGCGCACATTCCGGGCCTGACCGGCACGCCCCGGATCAGCCAGTTTCCCGGCGGCGCGTCGAACCTGACCTACCTGCTTGAATACCCGGACCAGGAGTTCGTCCTGCGCCGTCCACCGTTCGGCCACAAGGCCAAGTCCGCCCACGACATGGGCCGCGAATTCCGCATTCTCAACCAGTTGCGCGACGGTTTCCCGTATTGCCCGAAAGCCTACGTGCACTGCACCGACGATTCGGTGATCGGCGCCGAGTTCTACGTGATGGAACGGGTGAAGGGGATCATCCTGCGCTCCGACCTGCCGCCGGAACTGGGCCTGGACTCGGCGAAAACCGAAGCCCTGTGCAAGAGCTTCATCGACCGTTTCGTCGAGCTGCACCGGGTCGATTACAACGCCTGCGGCCTCGGCGACCTCGGTAAGCCTGAAGGCTATGTCGCCCGCCAGATCAAGGGCTGGAGCGAACGCTACGAAAAAGCCCTGACCCCGGACGCACCGCACTGGGAACAGGTCAAAGCCTGGCTCAACGACAAGATGCCGGCCGACCACCCGACCTCCAGCATCGTGCACAACGACTACCGCTTCGACAACGTCATCCTCGACCCGACCAACCCGATGCAGATCATCGGCGTGCTCGACTGGGAGCTGACCACCCTCGGCGATCCGCTGATGGACCTGGGCAACACCCTCGCCTACTGGATCCAGGCCGACGACCCGGCGCCGGTGCAACTGATGCGCCGCCAGCCAAGCCACGCACCTGGCATGCTCACCCGCCGCGAATTCGTCGACTACTACGCCGAACGCTCGGGCATCCAGATCGACAATTTCGACTTCTACTACAC
Protein-coding sequences here:
- a CDS encoding 2-hydroxyacid dehydrogenase, whose amino-acid sequence is MPATVLVLVETINDYLPILERQGFHLILAPTPAERAQAIATHGARIDAVLTRGPLGLYAEEIAALPALKIICVIGAGYEQVDLQAASDRGLTVTNGAGVNASSVADHAMAMLLALVRDIPRCDAAVRRGEWPKIMRPSLAGKRLGILGLGAVGMAIAKRAGLGFDMEISYHNRQVRSDVPYAFCSTPTELARASDFLVVATPGGIGSQHLVTRPVLDALGPNGFIVNIARASVIATADLISALEQRRIAGAALDVFDHEPQVPDALKSLSNVLLTPHVAGLSPEATQGTVELVGKNLVAFFSGQPVLTPLQLPPKLNNQRVH
- a CDS encoding phosphotransferase family protein, whose product is MALTDQSTRIRSGEELDASLIDPYLKAHIPGLTGTPRISQFPGGASNLTYLLEYPDQEFVLRRPPFGHKAKSAHDMGREFRILNQLRDGFPYCPKAYVHCTDDSVIGAEFYVMERVKGIILRSDLPPELGLDSAKTEALCKSFIDRFVELHRVDYNACGLGDLGKPEGYVARQIKGWSERYEKALTPDAPHWEQVKAWLNDKMPADHPTSSIVHNDYRFDNVILDPTNPMQIIGVLDWELTTLGDPLMDLGNTLAYWIQADDPAPVQLMRRQPSHAPGMLTRREFVDYYAERSGIQIDNFDFYYTYGLFRLAGIVQQIYYRFFHGQTQDKRFAQFIHMNKLLEQMSLQVIAKSSL